A window of the Gammaproteobacteria bacterium genome harbors these coding sequences:
- a CDS encoding chloride channel protein — MPNKFEITNPTPMSFIQGFKYHLAHPKTSWQLVSCGLIVGFFASLAIISLRLIIATITSFYAVNNGDFAELAPALRLVLPVIAVIFILLMVRITRHKFHRMGIPFVLYRQRKYYGYIPAGNTLNQFFSAIAAIAGGFSVGREGPAVHVGAGSASVLANFIQMPNNAKQIMAACGVAAGISASFNSPLAAVVFVLEVVLRQYRIHLFLPIMVSALLGTAMSRMVFGDIHLYSDLLLPQITINALLPFIILGLTVGLIAVLFNRSLLSIIKYSREVSIYVRLPLAAIIMAIIGWLVPQTMGSDYGALTVALTEHPETSFIFTMLVAKFIATIFSLGLGIPGGVIGVLYGIGALLGSFIVWSLVPYFPQLIEFVPMAVMICMVTMMATSLNAPLAALVAVLELSGNAAIIFPSLLVVVPAILLSQQVFKLNSLFYAQLDLQKLNYKVSPVIYELQDTGVVVLMRRKFNLLEASSPWRTLNSTMPTVIHQHGEQGQYLVPSNMMGYTSRDQTLVSIHTLTDNATLAEAYQLLSPQRKGYVLILAQGSNTPVGLLSWRSLQKHLHKGRGY; from the coding sequence TTGCCGAACAAATTTGAGATAACTAATCCTACGCCAATGAGCTTTATCCAAGGTTTTAAATATCACCTAGCCCACCCAAAAACATCATGGCAATTAGTCAGTTGCGGCTTAATTGTCGGGTTTTTCGCATCTCTGGCTATCATTTCATTACGACTAATCATCGCGACTATTACCAGTTTTTACGCGGTTAACAATGGTGATTTTGCTGAACTAGCCCCCGCTTTGCGTTTAGTACTGCCGGTCATTGCCGTGATATTTATTTTACTGATGGTACGAATAACTCGGCACAAATTTCACCGTATGGGCATACCTTTTGTTTTATATCGTCAGCGAAAATATTATGGCTACATCCCTGCTGGCAATACGTTAAATCAATTTTTTAGCGCTATAGCCGCGATAGCCGGCGGTTTTTCGGTTGGCCGAGAGGGCCCGGCGGTTCATGTCGGAGCTGGTAGCGCCAGTGTGCTAGCTAATTTCATTCAAATGCCCAACAATGCCAAACAAATAATGGCAGCTTGCGGCGTTGCAGCTGGCATTTCAGCCTCGTTTAATTCCCCCTTAGCCGCAGTGGTTTTTGTATTAGAAGTGGTGTTAAGACAATATCGAATTCATTTATTCTTACCCATTATGGTTTCTGCTTTGCTTGGCACGGCCATGAGTCGCATGGTCTTTGGTGATATCCATCTGTATAGCGATTTATTACTGCCACAAATCACCATTAATGCTTTGCTGCCCTTTATAATTCTTGGGCTAACGGTTGGCCTAATTGCGGTATTGTTTAATCGCTCATTACTAAGCATTATTAAATATTCGCGTGAAGTCAGCATTTATGTTCGACTGCCGCTGGCCGCTATTATTATGGCCATTATTGGCTGGTTAGTACCGCAAACAATGGGTTCCGATTACGGTGCTTTAACAGTCGCCTTAACTGAGCATCCTGAAACATCATTTATTTTTACGATGTTAGTCGCAAAGTTTATCGCAACTATTTTTTCTCTCGGCTTGGGCATTCCAGGCGGCGTGATCGGGGTGCTTTATGGCATAGGGGCCTTGCTTGGCAGTTTTATTGTTTGGTCATTGGTGCCTTATTTTCCGCAGCTGATTGAGTTTGTGCCAATGGCGGTGATGATTTGCATGGTTACCATGATGGCAACTAGTCTCAATGCTCCACTCGCCGCTTTAGTGGCCGTGTTAGAGCTGTCTGGCAATGCCGCCATTATTTTTCCAAGCTTGCTGGTCGTCGTGCCCGCCATATTATTATCACAACAGGTATTTAAACTTAATTCGTTGTTTTATGCTCAGCTCGATTTACAAAAATTAAACTATAAAGTGTCACCGGTTATTTATGAGTTGCAAGATACTGGCGTGGTGGTATTAATGCGCCGCAAGTTCAACTTACTAGAAGCCAGTTCGCCTTGGCGTACGCTCAATAGCACCATGCCTACGGTTATTCATCAGCACGGTGAACAGGGACAGTATTTAGTCCCTTCAAATATGATGGGTTATACCAGTCGCGATCAGACCCTCGTGAGCATTCATACCCTAACTGACAATGCCACCTTGGCAGAGGCCTACCAATTACTCAGCCCGCAACGAAAAGGTTATGTGCTTATTTTAGCCCAGGGTAGCAATACCCCTGTTGGACTGCTTAGCTGGCGATCTTTGCAAAAGCACCTCCATAAAGGTCGAGGTTATTAG
- a CDS encoding aspartate carbamoyltransferase produces MIDFTGSHILSVKQLDRDAISTIFSTADIMLPYAQRKKRTQVLDGAILGNMFFEASTRTRVSFGSAFNLLGGFVRETTGISSSALSKGESLYDTARVLSSYADVIAMRHPQSGSVAEFATGSLVPVINGGDGSNEHPTQALLDLYTIEKELSSKLRTIDNMHIAMVGDLKFGRTVHSLSKLLSKYNNITFSLISPQELAMPDDVISLIEDAGHRVIITDVLEGNLDADILYLTRIQEERFPSPEEANKYRGQFRLNQQIYTQHCKSNTVIMHPLPRDSREEANELDVDLNLNPNLAIFRQVENGVLIRMALFALTLGVADQVQQHESEVNWFSRK; encoded by the coding sequence ATGATTGATTTCACGGGCAGCCATATTTTGTCGGTCAAGCAACTGGACCGCGACGCAATTTCCACCATTTTTTCAACTGCCGATATTATGCTTCCTTATGCTCAACGTAAAAAGCGCACCCAGGTGCTCGACGGCGCCATTTTAGGTAATATGTTCTTTGAAGCGAGCACCAGAACCCGAGTGAGTTTTGGTAGTGCATTTAATTTACTCGGCGGTTTTGTCCGTGAAACGACGGGAATTAGCAGCTCAGCCTTATCTAAAGGTGAGTCACTTTATGATACGGCTCGCGTATTAAGCAGTTATGCCGATGTTATTGCGATGCGTCACCCACAATCAGGCTCAGTTGCTGAATTTGCCACGGGCTCGCTCGTGCCAGTAATTAATGGCGGCGATGGTTCGAACGAACATCCGACGCAAGCCTTACTTGACTTATATACCATTGAAAAAGAGCTTTCGAGCAAGTTAAGAACCATTGATAATATGCACATAGCAATGGTCGGTGATCTTAAATTTGGTCGCACCGTTCATTCATTATCAAAGTTACTAAGTAAATATAACAACATTACCTTTAGCTTAATTTCGCCTCAAGAATTGGCGATGCCTGATGACGTTATCTCACTGATTGAGGACGCTGGCCATCGGGTAATTATAACTGATGTGCTTGAAGGCAATCTCGATGCCGATATTTTGTATTTAACTCGGATTCAAGAAGAACGTTTTCCAAGCCCTGAAGAAGCCAACAAATATCGCGGCCAATTTCGCTTGAATCAACAAATTTATACCCAGCATTGCAAATCTAATACCGTCATCATGCACCCGTTACCGCGCGACTCTCGCGAAGAAGCCAACGAACTCGATGTCGATTTAAATTTAAACCCTAATTTGGCTATTTTCCGCCAAGTGGAAAATGGTGTATTAATTCGAATGGCGCTGTTTGCTTTAACGCTAGGTGTTGCCGATCAAGTACAGCAACACGAAAGTGAAGTGAATTGGTTTAGCCGTAAATAA
- the hemL gene encoding glutamate-1-semialdehyde 2,1-aminomutase produces MSRSQDLFEQAQQTIPGGVNSPVRAFTGVGGSPLFIEKADKAIITDVDGKDYIDYVGSWGPMILGHNHPEIRQAVIDQAANGLSFGAPTELEIIMAEKVRELVPSMEQIRMVSSGTEATMSAIRLARGFTKRDKILKFEGCYHGHADSLLVKAGSGALTLGQPSSPGIPSDFAKHTLTATYNDIASVEALFEQYGDDISCIIVEPVAGNMNCIPPTDNFLQKLRVVCDKYQALLIIDEVMTGFRVALGGAQAYYDVKPDITTLGKVIGGGMPVGAFGGRKEVMQYIAPTGPVYQAGTLSGNPIAMAAGLKALELLCEPGLHDSLTAKTKQVAEGFKAAANKHGIPMAINYVGAMFGFFFTDQPQVNCFEQVTKCNIEQFNTFFHLMLEEGVYLAPSAYEAGFLSTAHGEQEIAATLAAADRCFAKMVS; encoded by the coding sequence ATGAGTCGTTCACAAGATTTATTTGAACAAGCACAGCAGACAATCCCAGGTGGTGTTAACTCACCGGTTCGCGCTTTTACTGGCGTTGGCGGCAGCCCGTTGTTTATCGAAAAAGCCGATAAAGCAATTATCACCGATGTTGATGGTAAAGACTACATTGATTATGTAGGCTCGTGGGGCCCGATGATTTTAGGTCATAATCACCCTGAAATTCGTCAGGCAGTGATCGACCAAGCCGCTAACGGCTTAAGCTTTGGTGCGCCAACCGAGTTAGAAATTATCATGGCTGAAAAAGTACGTGAACTAGTGCCGTCAATGGAACAAATTCGCATGGTCAGTTCTGGTACCGAAGCCACCATGAGTGCGATTCGTTTAGCCCGAGGTTTCACCAAGCGCGATAAAATTTTAAAATTTGAAGGCTGTTATCACGGCCATGCCGATTCTTTGTTAGTGAAAGCAGGCTCAGGGGCATTAACCCTAGGCCAACCAAGCTCACCTGGTATTCCGAGCGATTTTGCCAAACATACCCTGACCGCGACCTATAATGATATCGCCTCTGTTGAAGCTTTGTTCGAGCAATATGGTGACGACATCTCATGTATTATTGTTGAGCCAGTTGCTGGCAACATGAACTGTATTCCGCCAACGGATAATTTTTTGCAAAAACTACGCGTTGTTTGTGATAAATATCAAGCGCTATTGATCATCGATGAAGTGATGACAGGTTTCCGCGTAGCCCTTGGTGGCGCGCAGGCATATTATGATGTAAAACCTGATATTACTACCTTGGGTAAGGTCATTGGTGGCGGCATGCCAGTAGGCGCTTTTGGTGGTCGTAAAGAAGTAATGCAATACATTGCACCAACCGGCCCAGTTTATCAGGCTGGTACGTTATCTGGTAACCCTATTGCGATGGCCGCAGGCCTTAAGGCATTAGAATTATTATGCGAGCCGGGTTTGCATGACAGCCTAACAGCAAAAACCAAGCAAGTAGCCGAAGGTTTTAAAGCGGCCGCTAATAAACATGGCATCCCAATGGCGATTAACTATGTCGGCGCTATGTTTGGCTTTTTCTTTACCGACCAACCTCAAGTGAACTGCTTCGAGCAAGTGACTAAATGTAATATTGAGCAGTTTAATACTTTTTTCCACTTGATGCTTGAAGAAGGTGTTTACCTAGCGCCATCGGCTTATGAAGCAGGTTTCTTGTCAACCGCTCACGGTGAGCAAGAAATTGCAGCCACGCTGGCTGCTGCCGATCGTTGTTTTGCCAAAATGGTTAGCTAA
- the ribA gene encoding GTP cyclohydrolase II, giving the protein MSVSFVDSCRLPTRLGEFTMHGFTEANGQEHIILTYGDITPEQPLLIRLHSECLTGDSLFSMRCDCGYQLETALASIVEAGQGALLYLRQEGRGIGLINKIKAYHLQDEGADTVEANERLGFAADLRRYDMCKPMLEHFGVTKVRLLTNNPKKVQALTDVGIEVVEQVAIQVGRNQHNHDYLNTKAEKMGHMMTPGLLSDLG; this is encoded by the coding sequence ATGTCGGTTAGTTTTGTAGATTCGTGTCGCTTGCCCACTCGGTTAGGTGAGTTCACAATGCATGGTTTCACCGAAGCTAATGGCCAAGAGCATATTATTTTAACCTATGGTGATATTACACCTGAGCAACCATTATTAATTCGGTTGCATTCCGAATGTTTAACCGGTGATTCATTGTTTAGTATGCGCTGCGACTGTGGTTATCAGCTAGAAACCGCGTTAGCTAGCATCGTTGAAGCCGGTCAGGGCGCCTTATTATATTTACGCCAAGAAGGCCGTGGTATTGGTTTAATCAATAAAATTAAAGCTTACCATCTGCAAGACGAAGGAGCCGACACCGTTGAAGCCAATGAACGACTTGGTTTTGCTGCTGATTTGCGCCGCTATGATATGTGCAAGCCGATGCTTGAGCACTTTGGAGTAACCAAGGTTCGTCTGCTGACCAATAATCCGAAAAAGGTCCAAGCACTAACCGATGTTGGCATTGAGGTGGTTGAACAGGTGGCGATTCAGGTCGGGCGTAACCAGCACAATCATGACTATCTTAATACCAAAGCGGAAAAAATGGGTCACATGATGACGCCGGGTTTATTGAGCGATCTGGGGTAG
- the lpdA gene encoding dihydrolipoyl dehydrogenase codes for MSNEIKTQVVVLGAGPGGYSAAFRAADLGLDVVLVEKYAELGGVCLNVGCIPSKALLHVAKVTQEAKHIEAHGITYGEPTIDIAKIRGYKEGVVNKLSAGVAGMAKMRKVKTVTGTAKFTSTNTLVVEGEETTTINFEHAIIACGSRPIELPFIPHNDPRIWNSTDALKVEGVPKKLLIMGGGIIGLEMGTVYEALGSEVDVVEMFDQLIPAADADMVRIYTKANKERFNIMLSTKVTAVEAKEDGIYVSVEGKKAPTDPIRYDAVLVAIGRAPNGLQIGAQGAGIAVDERGFINVDKQMRTNVPNIFAIGDVVGQPMLAHKAVHEAHVAAEVIAGKNHFFDPKVIPSIAYTFPEVAWVGLTEKEAKEQGINFEVAKFPWAASGRAIASDVSDGMTKLIFDKDTDRIIGGALVGDNAGELLGEIGLAIEMGCDAEDIGLTIHAHPTLHESIGLAAEIYEGSITDLPNAKAVKKKK; via the coding sequence ATGAGCAACGAAATTAAAACTCAGGTTGTAGTATTGGGCGCAGGCCCTGGTGGTTATTCAGCAGCGTTTCGCGCAGCCGATTTAGGACTAGATGTTGTATTAGTAGAAAAATACGCAGAGTTAGGCGGCGTTTGTTTAAACGTTGGTTGTATTCCGTCTAAAGCGCTACTACATGTTGCTAAAGTTACTCAAGAAGCAAAGCATATCGAAGCGCATGGCATTACTTACGGTGAGCCAACGATCGATATCGCTAAAATTCGTGGCTACAAAGAAGGCGTTGTAAATAAATTAAGCGCTGGTGTTGCAGGCATGGCCAAAATGCGTAAAGTTAAAACGGTTACTGGCACTGCTAAATTTACAAGCACCAATACTTTAGTTGTTGAAGGTGAAGAAACGACGACAATTAACTTCGAGCATGCAATTATTGCTTGTGGCTCTCGCCCAATTGAATTGCCATTTATTCCGCATAACGATCCACGCATTTGGAACTCAACTGACGCACTTAAAGTCGAAGGCGTTCCTAAGAAATTGCTGATCATGGGCGGTGGTATCATCGGTCTTGAAATGGGCACCGTGTACGAAGCGCTAGGTAGTGAAGTAGACGTGGTTGAGATGTTTGATCAGCTAATTCCTGCGGCTGACGCTGACATGGTTCGTATTTACACCAAAGCCAACAAAGAACGTTTCAACATCATGCTGTCAACTAAAGTAACAGCGGTTGAAGCGAAAGAAGACGGTATTTACGTCTCGGTTGAAGGCAAAAAAGCGCCAACAGATCCAATTCGTTATGATGCGGTACTAGTTGCCATTGGCCGCGCGCCAAACGGTTTACAAATTGGTGCACAAGGTGCAGGTATTGCAGTTGACGAGCGTGGTTTCATTAACGTTGATAAGCAAATGCGTACCAATGTACCAAACATCTTCGCTATCGGCGATGTTGTTGGTCAACCAATGCTTGCGCACAAAGCTGTGCATGAAGCGCACGTTGCTGCTGAAGTTATTGCAGGTAAGAATCACTTCTTCGATCCTAAAGTTATTCCTTCAATTGCTTACACCTTCCCAGAAGTTGCATGGGTTGGTCTAACTGAGAAAGAAGCGAAAGAGCAAGGCATCAACTTTGAAGTAGCTAAGTTCCCATGGGCAGCAAGTGGCCGTGCTATCGCTTCAGACGTGTCTGACGGCATGACAAAGCTAATCTTCGACAAAGATACTGACCGCATTATCGGTGGTGCTTTAGTTGGAGATAATGCTGGTGAGTTACTAGGCGAAATCGGTCTGGCGATCGAAATGGGTTGTGACGCTGAAGATATCGGCCTAACAATTCACGCTCACCCAACATTGCACGAGTCAATCGGTTTGGCGGCAGAGATTTATGAAGGTTCAATTACTGACCTTCCTAATGCTAAAGCGGTAAAGAAAAAGAAATAA
- a CDS encoding HDOD domain-containing protein — translation MFFHAARQPILDRDKNLFAYELLFRDGVSNVFPDIDGDAATSKIVAGSQFDFSMRDFTGDKPAFINFTLETLDKKYPALVPPEQLVVEILETVKPGKKLLSHCKELKQQGYVIALDDYIHQPVWRHFYPFIDIIKIDVLATSLETIHEVITATKDYPNIKLLAEKVETYEQFEQALDLGFEYFQGYFFSKPEMIKAKSLTPSQVSLAELLYETSKADLDLPKIISVFELDVNLSYKLLRYSNSPLFKRRAEISTIKQALVTLGKAELQKFVSVLFSAQTCEGKPPELMALALTRAKFCEGLAGQSSQIKDKSMAFLTGMLSLIDAILGETMVTAMEKLPLSSAIKVALIEGEGELAKLITIAKSYETTNWDAALSEIESVGIEPDQVPEIYQNSVQWANEQMRFILNSA, via the coding sequence ATGTTTTTTCATGCCGCTAGACAACCTATTCTTGATCGCGACAAAAATCTCTTTGCTTATGAGTTGTTGTTTAGAGATGGCGTGAGCAATGTTTTTCCAGATATCGATGGCGATGCTGCGACCTCAAAAATCGTCGCGGGCAGTCAATTTGATTTTTCAATGAGAGACTTTACTGGTGACAAACCGGCTTTCATTAATTTCACCCTAGAAACGCTCGATAAAAAATATCCTGCCTTGGTCCCGCCAGAACAGTTAGTGGTTGAAATATTAGAAACGGTTAAACCCGGCAAAAAACTGCTAAGTCATTGCAAAGAGTTAAAACAGCAAGGTTATGTGATTGCGCTCGATGATTATATTCATCAGCCAGTATGGCGTCATTTTTATCCCTTTATCGACATTATTAAAATTGATGTGCTGGCGACTTCGCTTGAGACAATTCATGAAGTAATTACGGCAACAAAAGACTATCCAAATATCAAGTTATTGGCCGAGAAAGTTGAAACTTATGAGCAATTTGAACAAGCGTTAGATCTCGGATTTGAATATTTTCAAGGTTATTTCTTTTCAAAACCAGAAATGATCAAAGCTAAAAGTTTAACGCCCTCGCAGGTCAGTTTGGCGGAATTACTGTACGAAACGAGTAAAGCCGATCTTGATTTGCCGAAAATCATTAGCGTGTTTGAATTAGACGTTAATTTGTCATACAAATTATTGCGTTATAGTAATTCGCCATTGTTTAAGCGACGTGCCGAAATTTCAACGATCAAACAAGCATTAGTGACCTTGGGCAAGGCTGAGTTGCAAAAATTTGTGTCGGTATTGTTCTCGGCTCAAACGTGTGAGGGCAAGCCGCCTGAATTAATGGCATTGGCGCTAACGCGGGCTAAATTTTGTGAGGGTCTGGCGGGACAATCTAGCCAAATCAAGGATAAGTCGATGGCATTTTTGACGGGCATGTTGTCATTAATCGATGCGATCCTTGGCGAAACGATGGTGACAGCAATGGAAAAGTTGCCATTGTCTAGTGCGATTAAAGTTGCATTGATTGAGGGTGAAGGTGAACTCGCTAAGCTCATTACGATTGCTAAATCCTACGAGACAACTAACTGGGACGCTGCACTTAGTGAAATTGAAAGTGTGGGCATAGAACCAGATCAAGTACCTGAGATTTATCAAAACTCAGTGCAATGGGCTAATGAGCAAATGCGGTTTATCTTAAACTCAGCTTAA
- the erpA gene encoding iron-sulfur cluster insertion protein ErpA has translation MSVEVVEAGIPLEFTDAAAQRVNFLLDDEDNKELKLRVYITGGGCSGFQYGFTFDDKINPDDMMVDKDGATMIVDSMSLQYLVGGRVHFTQGLEGSRFLVDNPNATATCGCGSSFSV, from the coding sequence ATGTCTGTAGAAGTCGTTGAAGCTGGGATCCCGTTGGAGTTTACGGATGCCGCGGCCCAGCGTGTTAATTTTTTGTTAGATGATGAAGATAACAAAGAGCTTAAATTGCGGGTTTATATTACCGGCGGTGGTTGTTCTGGCTTCCAGTACGGTTTTACCTTCGATGATAAAATCAATCCAGATGACATGATGGTTGATAAAGATGGTGCAACCATGATTGTAGACTCGATGAGTTTACAATATTTAGTTGGTGGCCGAGTGCACTTTACCCAAGGGCTAGAAGGTTCACGCTTTTTGGTTGATAACCCAAATGCCACTGCAACCTGTGGTTGTGGTTCATCATTTAGCGTTTAA
- a CDS encoding lytic murein transglycosylase, which translates to MLTICSRLLTTGLLAASFSLPLSFAAHASEPSFDQWLVKVRVEAKQQGISDGIIDTALADLKPYPKAIKSDRAQPEFKRTFVDYSTKRLSPWRIDTGKKMQKKHRELLEKVGQAYGVQPRFILSFWGLETNYGTYTGNNDIIRSLATLAFDKRRAAYFRKELFNALKILDQGHIKLSDMKGSWSGAMGQGQFMPSSFLRFAQDFDGDGKKDIWNNQADVFASIANYLRHFGWDDQQTWGRQVSLPKNAHGWLDQVKATTPEKGCRALRVHSDKLSLEKWNSLGVRRLNTTELPKVELKATLILPDGIDGPAYLTYENYRTILRYNCANSYALTIGLLADQLKS; encoded by the coding sequence ATTTTGACGATATGTTCCCGGTTACTAACAACAGGATTATTAGCAGCATCCTTTAGCCTGCCCCTCTCGTTCGCTGCTCATGCCAGTGAACCTAGCTTTGATCAATGGTTGGTTAAAGTACGGGTAGAGGCTAAGCAACAGGGCATAAGTGACGGTATTATTGATACCGCTTTAGCCGATCTTAAACCTTACCCCAAAGCGATAAAAAGCGATCGTGCTCAACCCGAATTTAAGCGGACTTTTGTCGACTATTCTACGAAGCGTTTATCACCTTGGCGCATCGACACCGGAAAAAAGATGCAAAAGAAACACCGAGAGTTACTTGAAAAGGTTGGTCAAGCCTATGGCGTACAACCACGCTTTATTTTATCTTTTTGGGGCTTAGAAACCAATTACGGCACTTATACCGGCAACAACGATATTATTCGTTCATTAGCGACCTTAGCCTTTGATAAACGCCGCGCTGCCTATTTCCGTAAAGAACTGTTTAATGCCCTAAAGATTTTAGATCAAGGTCATATTAAACTGAGCGATATGAAAGGTTCTTGGAGTGGTGCAATGGGCCAGGGTCAATTTATGCCATCGAGCTTTTTACGATTTGCCCAAGACTTTGACGGCGATGGTAAAAAAGACATTTGGAATAATCAGGCCGATGTTTTTGCATCGATAGCCAATTATCTCAGACATTTCGGTTGGGATGACCAACAAACATGGGGTCGTCAGGTCTCTTTGCCAAAAAATGCTCATGGCTGGCTCGATCAGGTAAAAGCAACAACACCTGAAAAAGGCTGCCGCGCGTTACGCGTTCACAGCGACAAACTGTCACTAGAAAAGTGGAACAGCTTAGGGGTTCGCCGTTTAAATACCACTGAATTACCTAAAGTTGAGCTAAAAGCGACCTTGATTTTGCCTGACGGCATCGATGGACCGGCGTATTTAACATACGAAAATTATCGGACTATCTTAAGATACAACTGTGCTAACAGCTATGCACTAACGATCGGCCTGCTAGCTGATCAGCTAAAGTCTTAA
- a CDS encoding DUF599 domain-containing protein → MKDQFVSSELISIGCISWFFICWTGYTQFAKSRAKKTHCIASVLHRHRITWMQRLLYRDHLIADTALLASLERQVSFFASTTILILAALLTLLSTSDKLYLAISQLPTAYPSSLHDIQARLFLMIGIFIYAFFTFTWSMRQYAFCSVLMGAFPRAEKNQPITEQQQKHVVNVAKIVDHAGHSYNYGLRSYYFAMSTLAWFVHPLLFAFSCSAVVVILYKREFKSNTLKVMCMIDEVEQRPTEKT, encoded by the coding sequence ATTAAGGATCAATTTGTGAGTAGTGAATTAATATCGATTGGTTGTATCAGCTGGTTTTTTATCTGTTGGACTGGTTACACTCAATTTGCCAAGAGCCGAGCGAAAAAAACCCACTGCATTGCCTCTGTCTTGCACCGGCATCGTATTACGTGGATGCAGCGATTACTTTATCGTGACCATTTAATTGCCGATACCGCCTTGCTGGCCAGCTTAGAACGGCAAGTGAGTTTTTTTGCGTCGACCACTATCCTTATTTTGGCCGCCTTACTGACGCTATTAAGTACCTCAGATAAACTTTATTTAGCCATTAGTCAGTTACCCACTGCCTATCCTTCAAGTTTGCATGACATTCAGGCCCGGCTTTTTTTAATGATTGGCATCTTTATTTATGCCTTTTTTACCTTTACCTGGTCGATGCGCCAATATGCCTTTTGTTCAGTCTTAATGGGCGCATTTCCTCGTGCTGAAAAGAACCAACCAATTACTGAACAACAGCAAAAACACGTGGTTAATGTCGCTAAAATTGTCGATCATGCGGGCCATAGCTATAACTACGGCTTACGCTCTTATTACTTTGCGATGTCAACCTTAGCTTGGTTTGTTCACCCGCTGCTATTTGCTTTTTCGTGTAGCGCCGTGGTGGTGATTCTCTATAAACGAGAATTTAAGTCCAACACCCTTAAAGTAATGTGTATGATTGATGAAGTAGAACAACGCCCAACGGAAAAAACTTAA